One segment of Niveibacterium microcysteis DNA contains the following:
- a CDS encoding acetylornithine transaminase, which translates to MNSPHPEHALMDIAARPTAVMVRGSGSWLEDAEGRRYLDFVQGWAVNCLGHAHPAIAQALAEQATRLVNPSPAFFNDASIRFANRLAACSGLDEVFLCNTGAEANEGAIKLARKWGRLHRNGAHEIITFTDGFHGRTIAAMSASGKPGWDTIFAPQVPGFPKATLNDLASVEALIGPQTVAVMLEPIQGEAGVQPATLDFLRALRALCDARGLLLILDEVQTGIGRTGTLFRYQAAEITPDILTLAKGIGGGVPLAALLARKSASCFSHGDQGGTYCGNPLMAAVGNAVLDIVDTPAFLAGVRERSAQLIVGLNELVTRFDLAGVRGAGLLLALELGPRHDATALVQRAREAGLLLNAPRPHCLRLMPALNVSADEVTQMLTMLAALLQD; encoded by the coding sequence ATGAACTCGCCTCATCCCGAACACGCGCTGATGGACATCGCCGCCCGCCCCACCGCCGTCATGGTGCGCGGCAGCGGTTCCTGGCTGGAGGACGCGGAGGGGCGACGCTATCTAGACTTCGTGCAGGGCTGGGCCGTCAATTGCCTTGGCCACGCCCATCCCGCGATCGCGCAGGCGTTGGCTGAACAGGCAACGCGTCTGGTCAATCCGAGCCCGGCGTTCTTCAACGATGCATCAATACGCTTTGCCAACCGGCTCGCTGCGTGTTCCGGGCTGGACGAGGTGTTCCTCTGCAACACCGGCGCCGAGGCCAACGAAGGCGCGATCAAGCTGGCGCGCAAGTGGGGGCGCCTGCATCGAAACGGCGCGCACGAAATCATCACCTTCACGGATGGCTTCCACGGCCGCACGATTGCAGCCATGTCGGCCTCCGGCAAACCGGGCTGGGACACGATCTTCGCACCGCAGGTACCGGGCTTCCCGAAAGCCACGCTGAACGACCTCGCCTCGGTCGAGGCATTGATCGGGCCGCAGACCGTGGCCGTGATGCTCGAACCCATCCAGGGCGAAGCCGGCGTGCAACCCGCTACGCTGGATTTCCTGCGCGCACTGCGGGCGCTCTGCGATGCACGCGGCCTGTTGCTGATCCTTGACGAAGTGCAGACCGGCATCGGCCGCACCGGCACGCTGTTCCGCTATCAGGCGGCCGAGATCACGCCGGACATTCTGACGCTGGCCAAGGGGATCGGCGGCGGGGTGCCGCTGGCGGCACTGCTGGCGCGCAAGTCGGCCAGTTGCTTCAGCCACGGCGACCAGGGTGGCACCTACTGCGGCAACCCGTTGATGGCGGCGGTCGGTAATGCGGTGCTGGACATCGTGGACACGCCCGCGTTTCTCGCCGGCGTACGCGAACGCTCGGCGCAGCTGATCGTCGGCCTGAACGAGCTCGTCACCCGTTTCGACCTGGCTGGCGTGCGGGGTGCGGGTCTCTTGCTGGCGCTGGAACTCGGCCCACGCCATGACGCAACGGCCCTGGTGCAACGGGCTCGTGAGGCCGGGCTGCTTCTGAACGCGCCGAGGCCCCACTGCTTGCGCCTGATGCCGGCACTCAACGTGAGCGCGGACGAAGTGACGCAGATGCTCACGATGCTTGCGGCACTGCTGCAGGACTGA
- a CDS encoding heme biosynthesis HemY N-terminal domain-containing protein: MMRALFWLLSIFALAAGLAIVARYNDAYALFVWPPWRLHISLNLLAILSVGLFALLYMATRLVARALALPGAVAAFRAQQRKQRSIQALRDAQRFLVEGRYGRAHAQADAAYRANESPGLAALIAARASHAMREHVRCEEWLRRAAEHDREVRVARLMTEAEFAVADRRFDVAAERLDALRQGGHRHIAALRLSVQTAAARGMWGDVLRLARQLASHRAFTAEQAAPLVRRAHLESLRELEGNPEGMVRYWRQIPKPERNDRGLVRDAALLLNASGQGELAAEAIGDALDDNWDSALAELYGRIEGGTLIERIGQAERWLRAQPRDERLLLTLGRLCLQQQLWGKAQSYLEASLSVAPSRAAHLELARLAEQLDRNELALKHFRSAAELTG, encoded by the coding sequence ATGATGCGCGCCCTGTTCTGGCTTCTGAGTATCTTCGCGCTGGCCGCCGGCCTCGCGATCGTCGCCCGCTATAACGATGCCTACGCGTTGTTCGTGTGGCCGCCTTGGCGGCTGCATATCTCGCTGAACCTGCTCGCGATCCTCTCGGTCGGCCTGTTCGCTTTGCTCTACATGGCCACGCGGCTGGTGGCGCGGGCGCTCGCGCTGCCGGGGGCGGTCGCGGCGTTTCGTGCGCAACAGCGCAAGCAGCGTTCGATTCAAGCTTTGCGCGACGCGCAGCGCTTCCTGGTGGAAGGCCGCTACGGCCGCGCACATGCGCAAGCCGATGCTGCCTACCGCGCCAACGAATCCCCCGGCCTTGCGGCGCTGATCGCCGCGCGAGCCAGCCACGCAATGCGTGAGCATGTGCGCTGTGAGGAATGGCTGCGCCGTGCGGCCGAGCACGACCGCGAAGTGCGCGTGGCGCGTTTGATGACCGAGGCTGAGTTCGCGGTGGCGGATCGCCGCTTCGACGTGGCTGCCGAGCGACTCGACGCGCTGCGGCAAGGCGGTCACCGGCATATCGCGGCGCTGCGACTCTCGGTGCAGACGGCTGCGGCGCGTGGCATGTGGGGCGATGTGCTGCGTCTGGCGCGACAGCTCGCGAGCCACCGCGCCTTCACCGCTGAACAGGCCGCGCCGCTGGTTCGCCGCGCGCATCTTGAGAGCCTGCGCGAACTCGAGGGCAACCCCGAGGGCATGGTGCGCTACTGGCGCCAGATTCCTAAACCCGAGCGCAACGACCGCGGTTTGGTGCGCGATGCGGCTTTGCTGCTGAACGCTTCCGGCCAGGGCGAACTTGCGGCGGAGGCAATTGGTGACGCGCTGGACGACAACTGGGATTCGGCGCTGGCCGAACTCTACGGCCGCATCGAAGGTGGCACGCTGATCGAGCGGATCGGGCAGGCCGAGCGTTGGCTGCGTGCTCAGCCGCGTGATGAGCGACTGTTGTTGACGCTGGGCCGCCTGTGCCTGCAGCAGCAGCTGTGGGGTAAGGCACAGAGCTACCTGGAGGCTTCCCTTTCCGTAGCGCCTTCGCGCGCCGCACACCTCGAACTGGCGCGGCTTGCCGAACAGCTCGACCGGAACGAGCTGGCGCTCAAACACTTCCGCAGCGCGGCCGAACTCACCGGCTGA
- a CDS encoding uroporphyrinogen-III C-methyltransferase — MDTSSETSTPVTPAAAPAAPQGRRGWRSLGHPLVIAGAVVLALLAWQWIETRAQLEVLKQQVAQRLGESDAATREVKGRAKEIQDSIQAMGNRLAVQEARMAEAQGQQAALEALYQDLSRSRDEWVLAEVEQALNIAQQQLQLAGNVQAALIALQSAEARLAGFERPQLLPLRKSIARDIERLKALPLADISAMGLALENLIDRVDTLPLAFEHSPPKQEKVVKPQPKKGAKPVEQSAPAVVEPPAWYARLLGDFWTELRGLIRIERLDRPDPALLSPAQTVFLRENLRLRLLSARLALLQRDGRVFREDTKQAAAWMERYFDVEDREVAMRLADLRKAQGARLSVELPNLNETLGSLHSARVAGAR; from the coding sequence ATGGATACCAGTAGCGAAACCTCCACTCCCGTCACGCCAGCTGCCGCACCCGCCGCGCCTCAGGGGCGCCGCGGCTGGCGCAGCCTCGGCCATCCGCTGGTGATCGCTGGCGCTGTGGTGCTGGCCTTGCTTGCCTGGCAATGGATCGAAACCCGCGCGCAGCTCGAAGTGCTCAAGCAGCAGGTTGCGCAGCGGCTTGGCGAATCCGATGCTGCGACCCGCGAAGTCAAAGGGCGCGCGAAGGAAATCCAGGACTCGATCCAGGCGATGGGCAACCGCCTCGCGGTGCAGGAAGCCCGCATGGCCGAGGCGCAGGGCCAACAGGCTGCACTGGAAGCGCTGTATCAGGATCTGTCGCGCTCGCGCGATGAATGGGTGCTGGCCGAAGTCGAGCAGGCGCTGAACATTGCGCAGCAGCAGTTGCAGCTGGCCGGCAATGTGCAGGCGGCGCTCATCGCGCTGCAGAGCGCAGAGGCTCGCCTTGCCGGCTTCGAGCGGCCGCAGCTGCTGCCGCTGCGGAAGTCGATCGCACGCGATATCGAGCGCCTGAAGGCCCTGCCGCTGGCCGATATTTCGGCCATGGGGCTCGCGCTGGAAAACCTGATCGATCGCGTCGACACCCTGCCGCTGGCCTTCGAACATTCACCGCCGAAGCAAGAGAAGGTGGTCAAGCCGCAACCGAAGAAGGGTGCGAAGCCGGTCGAACAGTCCGCGCCGGCCGTCGTCGAGCCGCCGGCCTGGTATGCGCGCTTGCTCGGTGACTTCTGGACGGAGCTGCGCGGCCTGATCCGCATCGAGCGGCTCGACCGGCCCGACCCGGCGCTGCTGTCGCCCGCACAAACCGTGTTCCTGCGCGAGAACCTGCGCCTGCGGTTGCTCTCTGCACGCCTCGCACTGCTTCAGCGCGACGGTCGCGTCTTCCGCGAAGACACCAAGCAGGCCGCTGCGTGGATGGAGCGCTACTTCGATGTCGAGGACCGTGAGGTCGCGATGCGTCTGGCTGATCTGCGCAAGGCGCAGGGCGCGCGCCTGTCGGTCGAGTTGCCCAACCTGAACGAAACGCTTGGCTCGCTGCACAGCGCACGCGTTGCCGGCGCGCGCTGA
- a CDS encoding uroporphyrinogen-III synthase has protein sequence MPAALAGRTILVTRPAAQADALCAAIEAQGGRAWRLPLLDIAPIEEAAEFADLARSLDDYDFAFFVSANAVNHGLAGVRAHRAWPPGPRAVTVGPGSAAALREAGFEQVLVPSARFDSEGVLALDEFAPAAIAGKRVLILRGDGGRELLGDALTARGAQVRCFTCYRRLAPEVDVPALAEASMQGRLDAITLTSSEAVRHLAAQLESAGESVLRVPVFAPHVRVADAARAAGFTHVVLTDAADAGLLAGLCAHFAAG, from the coding sequence ATGCCCGCTGCGCTGGCAGGCCGCACGATTCTTGTGACGCGCCCGGCGGCGCAGGCGGACGCTCTTTGCGCCGCGATCGAGGCTCAAGGCGGGCGGGCCTGGCGCCTGCCGCTGCTGGATATCGCGCCGATCGAAGAAGCGGCCGAGTTTGCCGACTTGGCGCGCTCGCTCGACGATTACGATTTCGCCTTCTTCGTCAGCGCCAACGCCGTCAACCACGGTCTCGCGGGCGTGCGGGCGCATCGCGCCTGGCCGCCGGGGCCTCGGGCGGTAACCGTCGGGCCTGGCAGCGCGGCCGCGTTGCGCGAAGCCGGGTTTGAGCAGGTGTTGGTGCCAAGCGCGCGTTTCGACAGTGAAGGCGTGCTGGCACTCGACGAATTTGCCCCCGCTGCGATTGCGGGCAAGCGGGTGTTGATCCTGCGTGGCGACGGGGGGCGCGAGTTGCTTGGTGATGCCCTGACGGCGCGTGGCGCGCAGGTGCGCTGCTTCACCTGTTACCGCCGCCTGGCGCCCGAAGTGGATGTCCCCGCGCTGGCGGAGGCGAGTATGCAAGGCCGGCTGGACGCGATCACGCTCACCAGCAGTGAAGCGGTTCGCCACCTCGCGGCGCAGCTGGAGTCCGCTGGCGAATCCGTGCTGCGCGTGCCGGTTTTCGCGCCGCATGTGCGGGTGGCGGATGCAGCTCGCGCAGCCGGATTTACCCATGTTGTGCTGACCGATGCGGCCGATGCTGGCCTGCTGGCGGGGCTTTGCGCCCATTTCGCCGCAGGCTGA
- the hemC gene encoding hydroxymethylbilane synthase, producing MVTSPAPERIVIATRESRLALWQAEHVKALLEGLYPQTRVELLGMTTRGDQILDRALSKVGGKGLFVKELETALLDGRADIAVHSMKDVPAELTDPFCIAAILEREIPLDAFVSNKYASLDELPPGAVVGTSSLRREAQIHAQYPYLGVTPLRGNLDTRLRKLDEGQYDAIVLAAAGLKRLGLGERIRGTLPAEVSLPAAGQGALAIEAIAARADVRAWLAPLVDRSATACVLAERAVTKALGGGCEVPIGAYAQIADGELFLRGFVALPDGSRFVRAELRGAPGDAEAIGLRVAEALRAQGAAEILSQLSTH from the coding sequence ATCGTGACCAGCCCCGCACCCGAACGCATCGTTATCGCCACCCGTGAAAGCCGTCTCGCCCTGTGGCAGGCCGAGCATGTCAAAGCCCTGCTCGAAGGCCTCTATCCGCAAACCCGGGTGGAACTGCTTGGCATGACGACGCGCGGCGACCAGATTCTGGACCGTGCGCTGTCGAAGGTGGGCGGCAAGGGCCTCTTCGTGAAAGAGCTGGAAACGGCGCTGCTTGATGGCCGTGCCGACATCGCGGTGCATTCGATGAAGGATGTGCCGGCCGAATTGACGGACCCGTTCTGTATCGCCGCGATCCTCGAGCGCGAGATTCCGCTCGATGCCTTCGTGTCGAACAAGTACGCCTCACTCGATGAGCTGCCGCCCGGCGCGGTGGTTGGCACCTCCAGCCTGCGGCGCGAGGCGCAGATCCATGCGCAGTATCCTTACCTTGGCGTGACGCCCCTGCGTGGCAACCTTGATACCCGCCTGCGCAAGCTCGATGAGGGGCAGTACGACGCGATCGTGCTGGCCGCGGCCGGGCTCAAGCGCCTTGGCCTTGGCGAGCGCATCCGCGGCACGCTGCCGGCGGAAGTGTCGCTGCCCGCAGCGGGGCAGGGAGCGCTAGCGATCGAGGCGATCGCCGCGCGCGCCGATGTGCGTGCCTGGCTCGCGCCGCTGGTCGATCGCTCGGCCACCGCCTGCGTGCTGGCGGAGCGCGCGGTGACGAAGGCGCTCGGCGGCGGCTGCGAGGTGCCGATTGGCGCCTACGCGCAGATCGCCGACGGTGAGTTGTTCCTGCGCGGCTTCGTCGCCTTGCCGGACGGCAGCCGTTTCGTGCGCGCCGAGCTGCGTGGTGCGCCGGGCGATGCCGAAGCGATTGGCCTGCGGGTGGCCGAAGCGCTGCGCGCACAGGGCGCTGCCGAGATTCTGTCGCAATTGTCTACGCACTGA